The following are encoded together in the Bacteroidales bacterium MB20-C3-3 genome:
- a CDS encoding rod shape-determining protein: MAFSFLTQELAIDLGTANTIILMNDKVVVDEPSIVAIDLNTGKPIAFGQKARMMHGKTHANIKTVRPLRDGVIADFNAAEAMIRGFIKMINYRNSFFTPSLRMVVCIPSGSTEVEIRAVRDSSEHAGGRDVYLIYEPMAAAIGIGLDVEAPSGNMVVDIGGGTTEIAVISLGGIVFNQSIRVAGDVFTNEIQQYMRQQHNIKIGELTAEDIKLRVGAAMSELDEYPEPYVVRGPNLMTAHPVEVSVTSQEIAHCIDKSVAKIEAAVISVLEQTPPELYADIVQKGIFLTGGGALLRGLDKRLTDKINIKFHISEDPLHAVARGTSIALKNCDKLPYLIR; encoded by the coding sequence ATGGCATTCTCATTTTTAACACAAGAACTGGCTATTGACCTTGGTACGGCTAATACAATTATCCTTATGAATGATAAGGTGGTTGTTGACGAACCATCCATCGTAGCGATTGATCTCAACACAGGAAAGCCTATTGCTTTTGGACAGAAAGCAAGAATGATGCACGGTAAAACTCACGCCAACATTAAAACTGTAAGGCCGCTGAGAGATGGAGTTATTGCTGACTTTAACGCTGCAGAGGCAATGATTAGGGGCTTTATCAAAATGATTAATTACAGGAACAGCTTTTTCACCCCAAGCCTCAGAATGGTTGTGTGCATCCCTTCCGGAAGTACGGAGGTTGAGATTCGTGCGGTTCGCGACTCCTCTGAACATGCCGGTGGCAGGGATGTATATTTGATTTATGAGCCTATGGCTGCCGCAATAGGTATTGGTCTGGATGTTGAGGCACCTTCAGGAAATATGGTTGTTGACATAGGAGGCGGAACTACAGAGATAGCTGTTATCTCACTTGGGGGTATTGTATTCAATCAAAGCATCAGAGTTGCCGGTGATGTCTTCACAAACGAGATTCAGCAGTATATGAGACAACAGCACAATATAAAGATTGGAGAGCTTACCGCAGAGGATATAAAACTCAGGGTAGGTGCTGCAATGTCTGAACTTGATGAATATCCTGAGCCATATGTTGTAAGAGGACCAAATCTTATGACAGCTCACCCGGTTGAGGTTAGTGTTACAAGTCAGGAGATAGCTCACTGTATAGACAAGTCTGTTGCAAAAATTGAGGCAGCTGTTATTTCAGTTTTAGAGCAGACTCCTCCTGAGCTATATGCAGACATTGTTCAGAAGGGGATATTTCTGACAGGAGGCGGTGCGCTTCTCAGAGGACTGGATAAGAGACTAACAGACAAGATTAATATTAAGTTTCATATTTCTGAAGATCCGCTGCATGCAGTTGCACGAGGAACAAGCATAGCACTTAAGAATTGCGACAAACTCCCTTATCTGATAAGATAA
- the mreC gene encoding rod shape-determining protein MreC, with translation MTQKRSPRFQWLVSLLLFLVLEGFSLIMISENSFFQHLKISGAYMAVRGSLSKTGSEIRYFFNLRDVNRELEKENQRLLSSLESFRGSGAEADTSEAQYIYIPARIVANSTNNKQNFIIIDKGSRDGVKEDMGVISPLGVAGVISKVSDRYSYVISLLNINQSISARIGREGAFGPMVWDGKSAQRALLTDIPQHIRFTVGDTIFTSGFSTIFPENIPLGTAGKSKILRGTHKEIQVRLFQDFKSLRYVRVVINRHKEELDSLIQKDETRGK, from the coding sequence ATGACACAGAAGAGATCTCCCCGTTTTCAATGGCTGGTATCTCTGTTGCTCTTCCTGGTACTTGAGGGGTTTTCGCTGATAATGATATCAGAGAATTCATTTTTTCAGCACCTGAAGATCAGTGGGGCGTATATGGCTGTCAGAGGTTCTCTTAGTAAAACAGGTTCTGAGATAAGGTATTTTTTTAATCTGAGGGATGTAAACCGGGAGCTTGAAAAGGAGAACCAGAGGTTGCTAAGCTCTCTTGAGTCATTTAGAGGTTCCGGTGCTGAGGCAGATACTTCAGAGGCGCAATATATTTATATACCGGCAAGAATTGTAGCAAACAGCACCAATAACAAGCAGAATTTCATCATTATAGACAAGGGGAGCAGGGATGGAGTAAAGGAGGATATGGGTGTAATATCCCCTCTGGGAGTCGCCGGAGTTATTAGCAAGGTCTCAGATAGATACTCGTATGTTATTTCTTTGCTTAACATAAATCAAAGCATCAGTGCCCGTATTGGAAGAGAGGGGGCCTTCGGGCCAATGGTCTGGGACGGGAAAAGTGCCCAAAGGGCATTACTTACTGACATCCCGCAGCACATTAGATTTACGGTTGGGGATACAATATTTACCAGCGGATTTTCAACAATTTTTCCCGAAAATATTCCGCTCGGTACAGCAGGAAAATCAAAAATACTGAGAGGTACACATAAGGAGATTCAGGTAAGGCTGTTTCAGGACTTCAAATCTCTCAGATATGTAAGGGTAGTTATCAACAGACATAAGGAGGAGCTTGACAGCTTGATACAAAAAGATGAAACAAGGGGTAAATAA
- a CDS encoding penicillin-binding transpeptidase domain-containing protein: MGVELKDKRSILIVGLIVVAVVMILQLFNLQILDEQYKITASNNAFRYDVRYPARGIIYDRNGKILVGNATAYDIMITPYEVKELDTADLCEIFDLNLEDIRKTLADYRKNRRRIGYQSLPFVKQITPEQYSIFLEKSYKFTGFSAIPRTIRTYPYNACGNLLGYITEVDTAFIRKNPEYRRGDYVGKTGIEQSYEGFLKGEKGYNIFLRDVHNKVKSSFSEGKYDKEAIPGKNITSSIDAELQQYVESLMQNKIGSVVAIEPSTGEILALVSSPGLEVSKLASISKYYNEIVNDPLKPMFNRAVMSPYPPGSVFKLVNGLIALQEGVIDTTTTYPCNMGYKVGRGIACHAHPSPTNLTTSIMMSCNAYYANAFRLTIDNPKYSSVTDAFIKWREYVQSFGFGVKLGSDLPGEQGGVLPSTEGYNKIHGLNRWKSLSIISLSIGQGELGTTPLHLANLAATIANRGYYHTPHIIKGAEDTTLQTDFSERHYTLVDTTNFKKIIHGMYLAVNAPPGSGATASRVAVPGLDICGKTGTAQNPHGKDHSVFICFAPRENPKIAVAAYIENSGFGGTWAAPIASLLVERYLKGVVERKDLEAHIISSNLIQNNKR; encoded by the coding sequence ATGGGCGTTGAACTTAAGGATAAAAGGAGCATACTGATAGTGGGGCTGATAGTGGTTGCTGTTGTAATGATCCTTCAGCTGTTCAATCTGCAGATACTTGATGAGCAGTATAAAATCACAGCAAGTAACAACGCTTTCAGATATGATGTAAGGTACCCTGCAAGGGGAATTATATATGACAGGAATGGCAAAATACTTGTAGGTAATGCCACTGCATACGATATAATGATTACCCCTTACGAGGTCAAAGAGCTGGATACTGCAGATCTTTGTGAGATTTTTGACCTTAATCTGGAGGATATCCGGAAAACACTTGCTGACTACAGAAAAAACAGGCGCCGGATTGGATACCAGTCCCTCCCTTTTGTTAAACAGATTACTCCGGAGCAGTATTCAATCTTTCTTGAAAAATCCTATAAATTTACCGGATTCAGTGCAATACCAAGAACTATCAGAACCTATCCATATAACGCCTGCGGAAATCTGCTGGGCTATATTACAGAAGTTGACACCGCCTTTATCAGGAAGAATCCTGAATACAGAAGAGGAGACTATGTAGGGAAGACCGGAATTGAACAATCCTATGAAGGTTTCCTTAAAGGCGAAAAGGGATATAACATATTTTTAAGGGATGTTCACAACAAAGTAAAATCAAGCTTCTCGGAGGGGAAATATGACAAAGAGGCTATCCCCGGAAAAAACATTACATCATCTATTGACGCTGAACTTCAGCAATATGTTGAATCTCTTATGCAAAATAAGATAGGCAGTGTTGTTGCCATTGAGCCGTCAACCGGAGAGATACTGGCACTGGTCTCAAGCCCCGGTCTTGAGGTATCAAAACTCGCTTCAATCAGTAAATATTACAACGAAATAGTAAATGACCCCCTGAAACCAATGTTTAACAGAGCTGTTATGTCTCCCTACCCTCCCGGTTCTGTATTTAAACTTGTAAACGGACTTATCGCTCTTCAGGAGGGTGTAATTGATACAACTACAACATATCCCTGCAACATGGGGTACAAAGTTGGGAGAGGCATAGCCTGCCACGCACACCCCTCCCCCACAAACCTTACCACCTCAATAATGATGTCATGTAATGCATATTATGCAAATGCATTCAGACTTACAATTGACAACCCTAAATACTCAAGCGTAACAGATGCATTTATTAAATGGAGAGAGTATGTTCAGAGTTTTGGGTTTGGAGTTAAACTTGGGAGTGACCTCCCCGGGGAGCAGGGTGGTGTGCTGCCATCAACAGAGGGTTATAATAAAATCCACGGACTCAACAGATGGAAATCCCTCTCAATTATATCTCTGTCCATTGGACAGGGGGAGTTGGGGACAACACCTTTGCACCTTGCAAATCTTGCTGCAACTATTGCTAACAGAGGATATTATCATACCCCGCATATTATTAAAGGAGCTGAAGACACTACATTGCAAACAGATTTTTCTGAAAGACACTACACTTTGGTAGATACCACAAATTTCAAAAAAATAATACACGGAATGTACCTTGCCGTTAATGCTCCTCCGGGTTCCGGAGCAACCGCATCAAGAGTTGCTGTACCCGGTCTGGACATATGCGGCAAAACAGGTACCGCTCAAAACCCTCACGGCAAAGATCACTCGGTTTTTATATGTTTTGCTCCCAGAGAGAACCCTAAGATAGCAGTAGCAGCTTATATCGAGAATTCCGGATTTGGAGGCACCTGGGCTGCTCCCATTGCCTCTTTGCTTGTTGAAAGGTATCTTAAAGGAGTTGTTGAGAGAAAGGATCTTGAGGCTCATATAATAAGTTCCAACCTTATACAGAACAATAAAAGATGA
- the rodA gene encoding rod shape-determining protein RodA, with protein MKTPLNLYKKLDWPLIVTYLALVLIGWISVFASVYDEEHAHILDMSQRYGMQFIWIVTSMVIATLILFVINPKLYNVLAWILYFLSLLLLFAVIFIGVEVNGSKSWFMIGPFRFQPAELAKITTSLALATMMSAYNFKLKHFTSFAKIGLTILVPMALIILEKETGSALVFFSFIFVLYREGLSGWFLVFGILAILLFVLTLAFSPFVSLIVLFGLTLTALTLISREYIKGFLLAVVSIPMLIFSPELGQLDLLSFASSLSPAQWMLIVASPFLTYFTYITFKKREVYYKYILLSFLISTILIFSVDYFFEEILQEHQRSRIENLLGVTEDLQGAGYNVHQSKIAIGSGGFWGKGFLKGTQTKFNFVPEQSTDFIFCSIGEEWGFAGSVIVIGLFLFLIIRILSLADRQKDTFIRIYGYSLASVLFLHFFINIGMTIGIMPVIGIPLPFISYGGSSLWAFTIFLFIFIRLDLERWR; from the coding sequence ATGAAGACACCACTTAATCTTTACAAGAAACTTGACTGGCCTCTGATAGTTACCTATCTGGCTCTTGTTCTGATAGGATGGATATCAGTATTTGCATCTGTATATGATGAAGAGCATGCTCATATTCTTGATATGTCTCAGCGTTATGGAATGCAGTTTATCTGGATTGTAACATCAATGGTTATTGCAACCCTTATTCTTTTTGTAATTAACCCAAAACTTTATAATGTACTGGCCTGGATCTTATACTTTCTAAGTTTGCTCCTGCTTTTTGCCGTAATTTTTATTGGAGTTGAGGTAAATGGCTCTAAATCCTGGTTTATGATTGGCCCTTTCAGATTTCAACCGGCAGAGCTCGCAAAAATTACAACTTCTCTGGCTCTTGCAACCATGATGAGTGCCTATAATTTCAAACTCAAACACTTTACCTCTTTTGCAAAGATTGGGCTGACAATACTGGTTCCAATGGCACTTATAATTCTTGAAAAGGAGACCGGTTCTGCTCTTGTTTTCTTCAGTTTTATCTTTGTCCTGTACAGGGAGGGGCTAAGCGGATGGTTCCTGGTATTTGGGATCCTTGCAATACTTCTTTTTGTCCTTACACTTGCCTTCTCTCCGTTTGTATCACTGATTGTTCTTTTTGGTCTTACCCTGACCGCTCTCACTTTAATATCCAGAGAGTATATAAAGGGCTTCTTGTTAGCAGTGGTATCTATACCTATGCTAATTTTTTCACCTGAACTTGGACAGCTTGACCTTCTGAGTTTTGCATCTTCTCTCTCTCCTGCTCAGTGGATGCTGATTGTTGCCTCCCCATTTCTTACATATTTCACATACATAACTTTTAAAAAGAGAGAGGTTTACTATAAATATATTCTACTCTCTTTTTTGATTTCAACAATTTTGATCTTCTCTGTTGACTATTTTTTTGAAGAGATACTGCAAGAGCATCAAAGATCCAGGATTGAAAACCTACTGGGTGTTACAGAGGATCTGCAGGGAGCCGGATATAATGTTCACCAGTCAAAAATTGCTATTGGATCAGGTGGCTTCTGGGGGAAGGGATTCCTTAAGGGGACTCAGACTAAGTTTAATTTTGTCCCCGAGCAGAGCACAGACTTTATCTTTTGCTCAATTGGTGAGGAGTGGGGCTTTGCAGGCTCGGTTATTGTGATTGGACTATTCCTCTTTTTAATAATCCGAATATTATCACTTGCAGACAGACAAAAGGATACATTTATTCGCATATATGGTTACTCTCTTGCATCTGTACTATTCCTCCACTTTTTTATAAACATTGGCATGACAATAGGAATAATGCCCGTAATAGGGATTCCGTTGCCATTTATAAGCTACGGCGGCTCCTCATTATGGGCATTTACTATATTCCTGTTTATCTTTATACGACTGGATCTGGAACGATGGCGCTAA
- a CDS encoding biotin/lipoyl-containing protein — MKKNKINPEEMTVYETLQIFPNARNYKTNLTKKYRNRKQWKRPDPQEILSVIPGVVTSFSVELGSHVNKGDEIMIYEAMKMQNIIRAPFDGTVEQIFVKTGEKVAKGVVMMYLKSDVEFVYEDINDDLSAIVPDPVV, encoded by the coding sequence ATGAAAAAAAATAAAATAAACCCGGAAGAGATGACTGTTTATGAAACATTGCAGATCTTTCCAAATGCCAGAAACTACAAGACTAACTTAACTAAAAAATACAGGAACAGAAAGCAATGGAAAAGACCTGATCCTCAGGAGATACTCTCCGTGATTCCGGGCGTTGTTACCTCTTTTTCTGTAGAACTTGGTAGTCATGTTAATAAGGGAGATGAGATTATGATATATGAGGCAATGAAAATGCAGAATATCATAAGAGCTCCCTTTGACGGAACTGTTGAGCAAATTTTTGTTAAAACGGGCGAGAAGGTTGCAAAAGGCGTAGTAATGATGTACCTGAAATCAGATGTAGAGTTTGTTTACGAGGATATAAACGATGATCTTAGCGCCATCGTTCCAGATCCAGTCGTATAA